The Flavobacteriales bacterium nucleotide sequence CGGAGCTAAGCTCCGAGGATAATCCCTCGAACAACTCTTGTAAGCCGGCTTTCGATATTTCTTGCTTTTTCATATCACAGTGACACACTTTTCTGAACAGACTCTGCCCCACCGAAGGATGGCTTTCAAAATTCTATTCATTCAATCAATTGAAGTTCTTATATCTCAGGAAGTCTTATCACCTTACTGAAATCCGTTTTCCATATATCAAGTTCGAATAAATCACCATTGTTGTCTAAGTTTAAAGAGGCAATTACTTCTATACCATCTTGGTCAGTAAATTGAAATTCACTAACCGACTCTCCAAAACTTCTATCATCTTCTTTTATCTCACCTTTTGGAAAAAGACATAAACTGCCCATTCCATCATCATTCATAGAACGAACCAGTAAACCTTCCTTCCAATCTGTAGGAAGTATAACTGAAGACTGTTTAACTAAGATGGATAAAAGATTTTCCTCTTGTGGTGTAAGTTTTCTATTTGACCCCATGTATCCTCCCTATATTAAATGTACCATTAGGTAGTTTAAATGCAGTATACTGTATTCTTTGCCCACCTATATTAATAATTTGATTGAAGGGCTTACCTGCTACTACTTGAGATGATACTGTTTTAAAATGTGTTTCAACTGACGACTGGACAAGTGACCTATTTAATCCTAACTTATCAGTGTGCCGAAATGCATGACTAACCTGATTTGCTCCTTTACCAAACTGAATTGTAAGCTTACTACTCGACCTAGCGGCTAGACTCGCCACCTCTCCCAAAATTTCATGATCTGGTCGTACCTCTTTTTCTGAAAGTACTCGACTTAGCCCACCAGTAAACCCCGTATCTGCCCAAATCGAACTTTTAGTTTTATCATAGGTATAGGTTTCTGAGATACCAGTATGATGACCTGATTCAAAAATGATCGGACTTACTGAAGCAGTTACGCAAAATTGAGAAATGAAAATAGCTATTAGGCTGAGAAGTATTTTCACCAACCAAGACATACTATATTTTAGTACTTCACTCATTCTCCTTTTTGTCAATGGCTACCAAAACTTTTTCTCCTTCAAGTTCTCTCTGCTCCACACTGACTTTAGTACCTGGCAGAAACTCCCACTCTTCATCCTCTGGATCAAAAATTTCTTCTCCCTCCAGTTGATAGATATTCTCACCTACTTCAATAGCCGGAACAGGTCGATAAGCAAGCGTTCCTTCCCCTAAAAGCTGTATGTATATTACCTTTTTCATTTCCTTAGTATTTGAATCCCGGACCGGGTCTGAAATCAAATTTACCAACACACAGAAAATCAATTGTTAAACCCAATAGCTCTGCTAAATTAATCGGTAATTTCTGTCCAATTTATAGAGGGTGGGGGTCAATACAAAAGAACTTCGGTTTATCCAACTTCGTGGAGGGTTCTGGCTGGAGGACCGTCATCATACCCGGTACCGAATCAGCTACCGACTTCAGTCGCATGGGGAAAATAAGATACACGCTAGATTTTTCTGCCTACGGTGGAGCAACCATTAAATTCAAAAACACCCCGGCACGGGATATCGCGGTATTCGTAGAGTAATCCGTCAGCCCATTGTTTTTTGCGATTCGCCAGCGGCGAAAAAAATTGAACCACAAGTTCATTCGCTTACCCCGAGTACATTCGCTCTACGAGCGAGTAGAACTGGCCACTTCTCTTGTAAAGCATCCACTAGACTTCAGTCTAATTGACTCAGGCGAAGCCTGAATAGATCTTAGCTTTGCTAAAGCTCAAACCGCCCTCAGAAACTTCATCACGTTCACCCCATCGGCGTACTGCCACAACTCGGGATTTTGGGTGAATCCGGGCTTTACGTGCAGTGGCCAGCTGTCGTCGCGACTTACGATGCACTGCAGTTGGTCTTTTTGGGTCGATAAGTGCTCGCGTACCACTTCGGGGTCGGTATACTCCTCGTAGAACAAGGTGCTCACGGGGGCCGACAACTTTTCGGAACGCTTCAAAAGCACGAATCCGTTCTCGAAAATATCGTCGCGATTCATTAAAAAGATCGCCTTGTGGTAGTCGTAGTTATTCGCATACTTGTTGTTGTCGATAACGTACTTGAAGGGGGAAAACGCCCCAAAAAGCTTGTTGAGGTCGTACCCTTCGGGCACATAAATCTTGCTTACGCTGCGGCAGCCCTTACCGAAATAGCGGAACACATCTTCGGCCAATCCGGCCAATTCCTCATCGCTCTCCTCCCCGTCCAAGATCGCCACACTACTGCGGTTTCGGCGGATCAGCGCCGGCATATCTTTAAAATAATATTCGAAATAGCGCGCTGTATTTCCCGAACCGGTAGCGATAACGGCATCGACCTCGCCCAATCGCTCCTCGGTAAAGGTCATGCGCCCTCTCAAGGCCGGTGCCAATTCTTCGAGCAGTCGTCCAATAACGGGTAAAAGTCGCGCGTCATCGCTACTCAGCTTGGCTACGAGCTTATGCCCTGCGGCGATCACACTCAACATATCGTGCATGCCCACCATGGGAATATTGCCGGCCATGATAACGCTAACCGTACGGTCGGAGGTCTCCGCTAACACGTTTTCACGATCGAACCACTGATCTACCGCATCGGCCCGTAGGGCCATACCCCAAGCCCCCACAGCGTGGCGCATGTTATCGGGCGTAAACCAGCCATTCTTGGTGAACTGGTGGTCCAATAATGTTGCGAAAGCATCGTAGTAATTGGCGTTGAGCGGGTGGTCAAGGGTCACGCCCCTAGGGCCAAATTGACTCAGGAAACTACCCAGTGAAACAAGTGCGTTTTTGCGATCATCGATCGGAAACATTGGCAAAGAATTGTTGTTATATTTGCGATTCAAAGGTACGACGATTAACACAAAAGAGTTACCCGATGGCCATCAAGATAACCGACGAATGCATCAACTGCGGGGCTTGCGAGCCCGAGTGCCCCAATAACGCGATCTACGAAGGCGGTCAGGAATGGCGCTTTAGCGACGGAACCGACCTCAAAGGCGGTGTAACGTCCAAAACCGGTATCTTCGCCGATGCCGACGATGCGCAAGAGCCCTTAGATTACGACGTTTACTACATCGTTACCGACAAATGCACCGAATGTAAAGGCTTCCACGAAGAGCCGCAATGCGCCGCCGTTTGCCCGGTCGATTGCTGCGTGCCCGATGAAGACCACGTGGAGACCGGAGAAGAATTGCTGGAGAAGAAAGCTTTCCTGCATTTGTAATCAATTTTGCCATGATCGAGGGCCGCTTCTGCAAAGGAGTGGCCTTTTTTGTATCATCGTAGTCGAATTCCGCGTTAAACTAGTCATGCAAAGACTCCTATTACTTTCCCTTTTTATTTTCTGCGCCTACGGCGCGATTGGCCAGTCCGGCGATTCGGTCACGACTTACGGTATCGAAAAGACCACCATGGACCTCTGGGAAGACGAACTGGGCATGATGGGCCAGGTGGTGCTCAACGGGCGCAGTGACTCCCTCAAACACTACCACAACGAGGTCATGCGGGCCGGGTTCCGCGAAATGCTCAAACAAAAGGAAAGTTACCGCTACCCTTTCGACCGACTCACCACCGTCTCCAAGCTCATGGCACCGGACGAAAAATTTCGAATCTACACCTGGACCCTTCCGCTCGAGAACGGCATGCATGAGTTCTACGGTTTCATTCAGATTCCCGCCGAAAACGAATTCCGCGTAGTTGAACTGTTCGACTCCTACCCTACCTACGAGAATCGCGATTTCGCTACGGGCGATGCCGATTCGTGGTTCGGAGCCATCTACTACGAAATTCAAAAGGAGAAGTACAAAGGCGATACGTACTACACCTTGCTTGGCTGGAACGGCAAGGATATGTTCTCGAACATGAAGGTGCTCGAGATCCTGTACTTCGACGTTGCGGATCGTCCGCGCTTTGGTAAGCCCATCATACACGTCGATAAAAATCCGCGTACACGATTCATTATGGAGTATGCCGAAGATGCCGGGGTTAGCCTGCGATGGAACCGCAAATTGGGCATGTACATCTTCGATCATTTGGTGCCCAAGGACGGCGCCCAACCCGGTATGTTTGCCTTTTACGTACCCGACTTCAGTTACGATGCCCTCGAATTTGAGAACGGGGAATACTGGCTACGCGAAGATGTTGAAGTGAACAACCGATAACACCATCGTGCCGTAGGCAAAAAGTAATAGTCCGGTCACACAAAAGGGCAACGAGAATCCTTACTTTTGCCCCGTAAATGCCTGTTCTATGAAAAAACACAACTACAGTGCCGGACCGTGCATTCTGCTACAATCGGTATTCGATCAATCAGCCGAAGCTATTAAGGATCTGGACGGAATCGGGCTCTCGCTGCTCGAGATCTCGCACCGATCCAAGGAATTCGTTGCCATTATGGAGGAGGCGCGCAGCCTGTCGAAAGAGCTGCTCGGATTCGGAGACGAATACGAAGCCCTGTTTTTGGGTGGTGGTGCCAGCATGCAGTTTCTGATGGTGATCTACAACCTCATGAAGGCGGAGAACGGCAAGGCCGCGTACCTGGATACCGGAACCTGGGCGAACAAAGCCATCAAAGAAGCGAAGCTTTTTGGGGAGGTCGACGTGGTCGCCAGCTCCAAGGACGCGAACTATAATTTTGTTCCGACCGAGTACAGTATTCTGACCGATGCCGATTACTTCCACTGCACATCGAACAACACCATTTTCGGTACGTCGATGCCGGACTTCCCGAAGGCGGACATTCCGATGGTGTGCGATATGTCGTCGGACATCTTTAGCCGCGTGATCGACTTTAGCCAGTTCGATCTCATTTACGCCGGCGCACAAAAGAATATAGGTCCGGCCGGAGCGACGCTCGTGATCGTCAAGAAGGACATCCTGGGTAAGACCGGCCGCACCATTCCGAGCATGCTCGACTACAGCGTGCACATCAGCAAGGACAGTATGTTCAACACGCCACCGGTATTCCCGATCTACGCGAGTATGCTGACCCTGCGTCATCTCAAGGAGAATGGAGGAATTGCCGAGGCGGAGAAAAAGAACATCGCCAAGGCCGAGTTACTTTACGGTGAAATCGACCGCAATCCGCTGTTCAAAGGAACGGCCGAGAAAAACAGTCGATCAAAAATGAACGCTTGTTTCTTGCTCGAGAACGAGGAATTAGCGCCGCAATTCGACGCCTTGTGGCAAAATGCGGGCATCAACGGGCTCAAGGGTCACCGCTCGGTAGGTGGTTACCGCGCCTCGATGTACAATGCCCTTCCGCTCGAAAGCGTACAGGTGTTGGTCGATGTAATGAAGAACCTAGAAGAGAAATACGGTTAACATGAAGATTTTGGCAAATGACGGCTTGGCTGCCGTGGGTATTACCATGCTCGAAGAAGCCGGACACGAAGTACTATTGAACAAGGTCCCTCAAGAGCAGTTGGCCAATTTCATCAACGATAACGATGTTTCTGCCCTCTTGGTGCGCTCTGCTACCCAGGCTCGGAAAGACCTCATCGACGCTTGCCCAAGACTCAAGTTCATCGGCCGCGGTGGTGTAGGAATGGACAATATCGACGTTGCATACGCTCGCGAAAAAGGCCTTCGCGTGCAAAACACGACGGCCGCATCGAGCGAGTCGGTAGCTGAGTTGGTATTCGCCCACCTCTTTGGAGGCGTTCGCTTTTTGTACAGCGCCAACCGCGAAATGCCACTCGAAGGCGAGTTGAACTTCAAAGGCCTCAAGAAGGCCTATGGAGGCGGTCGAGAGTTGCGTGGCAAAACCCTCGGAGTGCTCGGATTCGGACGCATTGGACAAGCCACGGCGAAGATCGCTCTGGGTGTAGGAATGGACGTGGTGTATCACGATCCCTTCCTCGAGGAGGCTACCTTAAAGGTGGAATTCAGCGGTGGAAAAAGTCTCGACTTCGACTTTAAGAGCGTAAGTAAGGACGAGCTGTTGTCCAACTCCGACTTCATCACCCTGCACATGCCGGCTCAAAAGGACGGCAAGTACGTATTGGGTGCTGCCGAGTTCGGTAAAATGAAGGCCGGAGCCGGAGTCGTGAACGCCGCCCGTGGCGGTGTGGTCGACGAAGTGACTTTGTTGAAAGCCTTGGACGACGAGCATTTGAGCTTTGCGGCGTTGGACGTGTTCGAAAACGAACCTACTCCACCCGTACAAGTGTTGATGCACCCAAAGCTGAGTTTGAGCCCGCACATAGGAGCGTCAACGGAAGAAGCGCAAGACCGCATTGGTTCAGAGATGGCCGGCTACTTAATCGAGTTCTTCGGGTAAAAGCTCTGAATTCTTAATTCTTAATTTTGAATTCTTAATGGGCAGTGAGCGAATGACCTCGAGCGCAGCTCGAATTTCCTCGCTCGAAGAACGAATGTACTTCAGCCCTGCTGAAATGTTCTTGAGCGCAAGGCTCCATTAAAGGTTTACATTAATCAGCCTGTGGCCTATGGCCTATGGCTTATGGCTTATAACTATTGGCAAAGATCATCCCCTTTAGAGCTATCCGCCCGCCGCGCGATGTGGTGCATTTGGTCGCCTCGCGTTCGTACGTGAGTTACGATAAGGCCTCGCTGTGCGATAAGCTCGAGAACAACCCCTACACCTTCTTGCACATCATCAATCCCGATTGGCAAGGCGAGGAACTAAGCGGAACCGACAAATATGAAGCTGTTCGTAAGGCGTTCGATGATTTTCGTGCCGCAGGCACCTTTATTCAAGATTCGGCACCGTGTATTTACTTGTACGAGCAAATTGCCCACGGCGAAAGCTTTATGGGCTTGGTGGTAGGCGCTGCGGTTGAAGACTACCGGAACGGGGTCATTCGCAAGCACGAGGACACGCTGAGCCACCGCGAGAACATGTTCAAGGAGTACTTAAAGGTGACCGATTTCAATGCCGAGCCCGTGCTCCTCACCTATCCGGATGCCCCGGGGATCGACGAGCTCATTGCCGCGAAAAGCGAGGAGCGGCCCGAGTACGAGTATTACACCACCGACAAGCACCTGCATCGACTGTGGGTCTTTGAAGAGGCGCGGGACCTCCAGCACATTCAGGAGTATTTTTCGCACATGACGGCCCTGTACATCGCCGATGGGCATCACCGATCGGCATCGAGTAGTCTGCTGGCCGATGAGCTCCATCAAGAGCTGGGAACCGAGGGCGAGCAGCCCTTCGACTATTTCATGGCCTTTATGATCCCGGAGAGCCGCATGCACATCTGGGACTACAATCGTCTGCTGCGCGACCTCAACGGTCTGTCGAAGGAAGAGTTCTTAGAAAAATTGGAGGGATCATTTGAGGTTTACCGCCTCTCGGCGGGAACCGATCCACGTCCGCGCAGTAAACACCATTTGTCGGTGTATATCGGTGGCGAATGGTTCGCCCTCACCTACCACGACGAATCGCTCGACCCTACCGATCCGGTGGCCGATCTCGATGCCCGTATTTTGACGGTAGAGGTGCTGCGTCCGATCCTCGGAATCGAAGATCTGCGCACTAGCGATCGGGTCGATTTCCTCGATGGCCGAAAGGGAATGAAGGGTCTTGAAGCCGCCGTGGATTCGGGAAAATATGCAGCGGCTTTTGCGCTGTACCCGGTTTCGACCGAGCAGTTAAAGCGCATTTCGGATGCCGATTTGACCATGCCGCCTAAGAGCACCTACATAGAACCTAAACTTCGGAGCGGGTTGACCGTTTACCCTATAGAAGGTAAAAAGTAAGACTATGTCCACCATTGCCAAAAACCTCGATCGTATCAAAGGCGAATTGCCCGGGCACGTGACCTTGGTGGCGGTGAGTAAGACCAAATCGAATTCCGCCGTCGAAGAAGCGTACGCTACGGGGCACCACGATTTCGGGGAAAACAAAGTTCAGGAGCTCCAAAAAAAGCAGCCCGCCTTGCCCGATGATATTCACTGGCATTTCATTGGTCATCTTCAGCGGAACAAGGTGAAGTACATGGCTCCTTTCGTTCATTTGATCCACGGGGTCAATAGCCTTCGTTTAGCCAAAGAAATCGACAAGCGCGCGCGTCAAAACGAGCGAAAGATCAATGCGCTGCTGCAGGTACATATTGCCGAGGAAAGCACCAAGTTCGGGTTCGACTTCGATGAACTCAAGGCGCTCGTAGCATCGAATGACTTGGCCGGATTAGAGCATTTGCGTATTCGGGGCCTCATGGGTATGGCCACCTACACCGACGATATGGATCAGGTGCGTCGCGAGTTCAAATCGTTGAAGTCCGCATTCGACCATATAAAAACTTCCTTCGCCGATTGCGACATACTCTCCATGGGGATGAGCAATGATTATAAAGTCGCCATTGAAGAAGGAAGCACTATGGTGCGTATCGGCACCGATATCTTCGGGGAGCGGAACTATTAGAACCGGTAACCCAACGAAAGGATCAACTGACTCGTTCTGGAATCTACATCGAACTGCTGGCCGGCAAAGGTCACGTGGTTCGTCTGTGAGTTGAATCCATCTTCGTATTTAAGGTCGATCAATATCTTCCAAAGATCGAGTCCGATACCGGCTTGGAAACTCCAGAAGGAACCGTCCTGAAGGTCTATACTAATACCTTCGGTTTCGTTGGTGATCACTCGGCTGGCAATTGGTCCGGCATTCACGCGCACGGGTCCGAGTTTGAGTCCGACCATGATCGGGAAGTCGAGCCGTGTATAACTGATTCGCGCATCGTCGGTATTCCCGGTAGGCATGCCGTTCTCGTACTCATCGATGGTGATCTCGGTATTGAGCTTGGTGAACAATGCTTCGGGCTGCACGTACAATCCGAGGAACTTGAATCGGGTGTACAATCCGAGGTGGTAGCCATAATCTTGCGTACCGCTGGTGAGTTTTTGCTCGAGTTCATCGTCCATGTCGAAAATCTCGTTGACCGCTACATCGGCTCGGTTGACTCCGGCTCGTGCACCGATTTGAAATACCTGGGCGTTCAGGGACCCCAAGGATGCAAGGCCTAAGGCGAGGGTCATCATCAACTTTTTCATCACTGTGTGTTTTTGTGTTCCTATTTGGCCAGGAATTCCCGGATGTTTCGCTCTACGCGCTCTGCGACGTTTTCCGTGTCTGCCTTCTCGAACTTTTCACCGGTGATTTGCTCATAGAGCTCGATGTATCGCTCGCTTACCGAAGACACGTAGCCGTCGGTCATTTCCGGAATGGTCTGATCTTCTTTGCCCTGGAACCCTCCGGCGATCAGCCACTGTCGAACGAATTCTTTCGACAACTGCTTCTGCTTTTCGCCACGCGCCTGGTGCTCTTCATATCCTTCGGCGTAGAAATAGCGGCTCGAGTCGGGCGTGTGGATCTCGTCGATGAGCACGATGGTGCCGTCTTCGAGTTTTCCGAACTCGTACTTGGTATCGACCAAGATGAGTCCCCGCTCCCGAGCCATTTCAGTTCCTCGGGCAAACAAATGGCGCGTGTAGTTTTCCAGCTGCGAATAGTCAGATTCAACAACTATGCCACGTTCGATGATGTCCTCTCGGCTGATGTCCTCATCGTGCCCCTCTTCCACTTTGGTAGCGGGGGTTATGATGGGTTCGGGAAAAGCGTCATTTTCATTCATTCCCTCCGGCATGGGCACTCCACACAGCACTCTTTTACCCGCCGCGTACTCGCGAGCGGCGTGGCCCGACATATATCCGCGGATCACCATTTCAACTCGGAAGGGTTCGGCTTTGCGCCCCACGGCCACCTGTGGGT carries:
- a CDS encoding phosphoribosylaminoimidazolesuccinocarboxamide synthase → MPQPLKETNFNLPGQTKFYRGKVRDVYTINDDLLVMVASDRISAFDVVLPKGIPFKGQVLNQIAAKFMRATEDIVPNWLMATPDPQVAVGRKAEPFRVEMVIRGYMSGHAAREYAAGKRVLCGVPMPEGMNENDAFPEPIITPATKVEEGHDEDISREDIIERGIVVESDYSQLENYTRHLFARGTEMARERGLILVDTKYEFGKLEDGTIVLIDEIHTPDSSRYFYAEGYEEHQARGEKQKQLSKEFVRQWLIAGGFQGKEDQTIPEMTDGYVSSVSERYIELYEQITGEKFEKADTENVAERVERNIREFLAK
- the serC gene encoding 3-phosphoserine/phosphohydroxythreonine transaminase encodes the protein MKKHNYSAGPCILLQSVFDQSAEAIKDLDGIGLSLLEISHRSKEFVAIMEEARSLSKELLGFGDEYEALFLGGGASMQFLMVIYNLMKAENGKAAYLDTGTWANKAIKEAKLFGEVDVVASSKDANYNFVPTEYSILTDADYFHCTSNNTIFGTSMPDFPKADIPMVCDMSSDIFSRVIDFSQFDLIYAGAQKNIGPAGATLVIVKKDILGKTGRTIPSMLDYSVHISKDSMFNTPPVFPIYASMLTLRHLKENGGIAEAEKKNIAKAELLYGEIDRNPLFKGTAEKNSRSKMNACFLLENEELAPQFDALWQNAGINGLKGHRSVGGYRASMYNALPLESVQVLVDVMKNLEEKYG
- a CDS encoding acyl-CoA reductase, giving the protein MFPIDDRKNALVSLGSFLSQFGPRGVTLDHPLNANYYDAFATLLDHQFTKNGWFTPDNMRHAVGAWGMALRADAVDQWFDRENVLAETSDRTVSVIMAGNIPMVGMHDMLSVIAAGHKLVAKLSSDDARLLPVIGRLLEELAPALRGRMTFTEERLGEVDAVIATGSGNTARYFEYYFKDMPALIRRNRSSVAILDGEESDEELAGLAEDVFRYFGKGCRSVSKIYVPEGYDLNKLFGAFSPFKYVIDNNKYANNYDYHKAIFLMNRDDIFENGFVLLKRSEKLSAPVSTLFYEEYTDPEVVREHLSTQKDQLQCIVSRDDSWPLHVKPGFTQNPELWQYADGVNVMKFLRAV
- a CDS encoding DUF1015 domain-containing protein, with translation MAKIIPFRAIRPPRDVVHLVASRSYVSYDKASLCDKLENNPYTFLHIINPDWQGEELSGTDKYEAVRKAFDDFRAAGTFIQDSAPCIYLYEQIAHGESFMGLVVGAAVEDYRNGVIRKHEDTLSHRENMFKEYLKVTDFNAEPVLLTYPDAPGIDELIAAKSEERPEYEYYTTDKHLHRLWVFEEARDLQHIQEYFSHMTALYIADGHHRSASSSLLADELHQELGTEGEQPFDYFMAFMIPESRMHIWDYNRLLRDLNGLSKEEFLEKLEGSFEVYRLSAGTDPRPRSKHHLSVYIGGEWFALTYHDESLDPTDPVADLDARILTVEVLRPILGIEDLRTSDRVDFLDGRKGMKGLEAAVDSGKYAAAFALYPVSTEQLKRISDADLTMPPKSTYIEPKLRSGLTVYPIEGKK
- a CDS encoding 4Fe-4S dicluster domain-containing protein, with amino-acid sequence MAIKITDECINCGACEPECPNNAIYEGGQEWRFSDGTDLKGGVTSKTGIFADADDAQEPLDYDVYYIVTDKCTECKGFHEEPQCAAVCPVDCCVPDEDHVETGEELLEKKAFLHL
- a CDS encoding D-2-hydroxyacid dehydrogenase; translated protein: MKILANDGLAAVGITMLEEAGHEVLLNKVPQEQLANFINDNDVSALLVRSATQARKDLIDACPRLKFIGRGGVGMDNIDVAYAREKGLRVQNTTAASSESVAELVFAHLFGGVRFLYSANREMPLEGELNFKGLKKAYGGGRELRGKTLGVLGFGRIGQATAKIALGVGMDVVYHDPFLEEATLKVEFSGGKSLDFDFKSVSKDELLSNSDFITLHMPAQKDGKYVLGAAEFGKMKAGAGVVNAARGGVVDEVTLLKALDDEHLSFAALDVFENEPTPPVQVLMHPKLSLSPHIGASTEEAQDRIGSEMAGYLIEFFG
- a CDS encoding YggS family pyridoxal phosphate-dependent enzyme, coding for MSTIAKNLDRIKGELPGHVTLVAVSKTKSNSAVEEAYATGHHDFGENKVQELQKKQPALPDDIHWHFIGHLQRNKVKYMAPFVHLIHGVNSLRLAKEIDKRARQNERKINALLQVHIAEESTKFGFDFDELKALVASNDLAGLEHLRIRGLMGMATYTDDMDQVRREFKSLKSAFDHIKTSFADCDILSMGMSNDYKVAIEEGSTMVRIGTDIFGERNY